In Flavobacterium lacustre, a genomic segment contains:
- a CDS encoding ABC transporter permease, translating to MKRLLSIELQKIWLNKASRVLTLTYFILLSFIALIASIKFDLGIFKFHLAEMGIFNFPFIWHFNTFIAAILKLFLAIVIVSMMANEYSYGTLKQNLIDGMSKKEFILSKFLTVVAFAFLSTVFIFILSLILGYGFSSYTEIGIVFSNLEYLLAFFVKLVGFFSFCLFLGILVKRSAFALGFLFVWNIIEGIIKGILTFKIFPESKIASQITQFFPLESMSNLIVEPFTRLSIVKTIGNQIGVENSKDYGVPFSGLLIVLFWTFIFIYLSHRLLKNRDL from the coding sequence ATGAAACGATTACTCTCTATAGAATTACAAAAAATTTGGTTAAACAAAGCCAGCCGAGTGCTGACATTAACGTATTTTATTTTACTCTCTTTTATTGCATTGATTGCCTCAATAAAATTTGACCTTGGTATTTTTAAATTCCATCTTGCTGAAATGGGGATTTTTAATTTTCCTTTTATTTGGCATTTCAATACCTTTATTGCTGCAATTTTAAAACTATTTCTAGCCATAGTTATTGTTTCAATGATGGCAAATGAATACAGTTACGGCACACTGAAACAAAATCTTATTGATGGAATGAGTAAGAAAGAATTCATACTTTCTAAGTTTTTGACCGTGGTCGCTTTTGCCTTTTTATCGACTGTTTTTATTTTTATATTAAGTTTGATTTTAGGTTATGGATTTTCATCCTACACCGAAATAGGAATTGTTTTTTCGAACTTAGAATATCTTTTAGCCTTTTTTGTTAAGTTGGTTGGATTCTTCTCTTTCTGTTTGTTTTTAGGAATACTGGTAAAACGTTCTGCTTTTGCACTAGGATTTTTGTTTGTCTGGAATATTATTGAAGGCATTATCAAAGGAATTTTAACTTTTAAAATCTTTCCTGAAAGCAAAATTGCAAGCCAAATTACCCAATTTTTTCCTTTGGAATCAATGTCTAATTTAATAGTGGAACCCTTTACAAGACTTTCAATAGTGAAAACCATTGGAAATCAAATTGGTGTTGAAAACAGTAAAGATTATGGCGTACCTTTTTCTGGACTTTTAATTGTTTTGTTTTGGACTTTTATTTTCATTTACCTGTCGCATAGATTACTGAAAAATAGAGATTTATAG
- a CDS encoding T9SS type B sorting domain-containing protein, translating to MKGLKIILFSAFIFGNFYAAKAQYITVDETKNAQQLTEDILVNSSCANVSNFSVSGDLSSGSKKSYAAFSSGTSNFPFTEGVLLSTWSSSNSVGPFIRNLGGGDTSWKGDADLNQTIEIKSVNATSLEFDFTPLTNFISFNYIFASNEYQDYFPCEYSDGFAFLIKEAGSSTNYENIAVLPGTTTPVSSTNVHPLINNFNSSSGIISGCPAINQTYFNGYNSFNSPVNYSGQTKVLTAQTYVIPNKTYHIKLVIADDEEEYYDSVVFLEAGSFSSKIDLGQDRLLANNNAVCFGESFIIDTKLPVNYSYKWFKDGVEIPLATDPSYTVTAPGIYTVDVILSAGCTATEDIKIEYIPKIDLKNALLIQCDDDNDGISVFDLTKIDSVIKNGISGLSNLEYFESLIAAQGQTNPIPNPTAYKNTVPDQIVFVRVTNALGCPAFAEVTLTTSNHTITSQTVATCDSDGLQDGLHEFDLNSQITPQILNGLPSGLLVNYYLNENDAILEKNPLPNLFTTSIPNQQTLFARIINGSDCYGISAITLVTYTFDFPNFEDENLILCKNSAVDLSVGDGFSSYLWNTGSTSNLITITTSGNYSVKVTDLNGCEKTKNFNVIPSETAIITDSIITDFNGNVNSVSIQYTGIGDYEFSLDGLYFQESPVFDGVLAGSYLAYARDKNGCGLSIPYPVYVMDYPRYFTPNGDGYNDLWKIKNLNLFPNAIVTIFDRYGKLLKQLSATSNGWNGTFNGLTLPSDDYWFQLILDDRTIKGHFSLKR from the coding sequence ATGAAAGGTCTTAAAATAATTTTATTTTCTGCTTTTATTTTTGGTAATTTTTATGCTGCTAAAGCACAATATATCACTGTAGATGAAACAAAAAATGCCCAACAACTCACCGAAGATATTTTGGTAAACAGTTCTTGTGCCAATGTTTCTAACTTTAGTGTCTCTGGAGATTTGTCGTCTGGGAGTAAAAAAAGTTATGCCGCTTTCAGCTCAGGAACCTCTAATTTTCCTTTTACAGAAGGAGTTCTTTTGAGCACTTGGAGCAGTTCAAATTCTGTTGGTCCTTTCATAAGAAATCTGGGAGGCGGAGATACGTCTTGGAAAGGTGATGCGGATTTAAACCAAACAATAGAAATTAAAAGCGTTAATGCCACTTCATTAGAATTTGATTTTACGCCTTTAACTAACTTCATCAGTTTTAATTATATTTTTGCTTCGAATGAATATCAGGATTATTTTCCTTGTGAATACTCCGATGGATTTGCATTTTTGATAAAAGAAGCAGGAAGTTCAACAAATTATGAGAATATTGCTGTTTTACCAGGCACTACAACTCCGGTTTCGTCTACAAACGTTCATCCTTTAATTAATAATTTCAACAGTTCATCCGGTATTATAAGTGGTTGTCCTGCTATAAACCAAACCTATTTCAACGGATATAATTCCTTTAATAGCCCCGTTAATTACAGTGGTCAAACTAAGGTTTTGACTGCACAAACTTATGTAATACCTAATAAAACCTATCACATAAAACTGGTAATTGCTGATGATGAAGAAGAATATTATGACTCTGTGGTATTTCTAGAGGCTGGAAGTTTTTCTTCGAAAATCGATTTGGGACAAGACCGACTTTTAGCCAATAATAATGCGGTTTGTTTTGGCGAAAGCTTCATCATTGACACGAAATTGCCTGTAAATTATTCCTATAAATGGTTTAAAGATGGTGTAGAAATACCTTTGGCGACAGACCCTTCCTACACTGTAACTGCTCCGGGAATTTATACAGTTGATGTGATTTTATCTGCAGGGTGTACAGCAACCGAAGATATTAAAATTGAATATATCCCAAAAATCGATTTAAAAAATGCCCTTTTAATACAATGTGACGATGATAATGACGGAATTTCTGTTTTTGATTTAACCAAAATAGATTCCGTAATAAAAAATGGAATTTCGGGATTAAGTAATTTAGAATATTTTGAATCTTTGATTGCCGCGCAAGGACAAACTAATCCTATACCAAATCCGACTGCTTATAAAAACACCGTTCCTGACCAAATTGTTTTTGTCAGAGTTACTAATGCTTTAGGTTGTCCTGCTTTTGCGGAGGTAACTTTAACTACTTCAAATCATACAATTACCTCTCAAACTGTTGCAACATGTGATTCCGATGGCTTACAAGATGGTTTACATGAATTTGATCTTAATTCACAAATAACACCACAAATTTTGAATGGATTGCCTTCCGGATTATTGGTGAATTATTATTTGAATGAAAACGATGCTATTTTAGAAAAAAATCCTTTGCCAAATTTATTTACGACTTCAATTCCCAATCAACAGACCCTTTTTGCACGAATTATAAATGGTTCTGATTGTTACGGAATCAGTGCGATTACTTTGGTAACATATACATTTGATTTTCCAAATTTTGAAGATGAAAATCTGATATTATGTAAAAACAGCGCTGTAGATTTAAGTGTTGGGGATGGTTTTTCGAGTTATTTATGGAACACCGGCTCTACTTCAAATTTGATTACAATCACAACTTCTGGAAATTATTCTGTAAAAGTAACCGATTTAAATGGTTGTGAAAAAACAAAGAATTTTAATGTAATTCCCTCCGAAACAGCAATTATAACCGATTCTATAATTACTGATTTTAACGGAAATGTCAATTCAGTTTCGATACAATATACTGGTATTGGCGATTATGAGTTTTCGCTTGACGGACTTTATTTTCAGGAGAGTCCAGTTTTCGACGGCGTTCTTGCAGGAAGTTATTTGGCTTATGCCCGTGATAAAAATGGTTGCGGACTGTCAATTCCCTATCCCGTTTATGTCATGGATTATCCCCGTTATTTTACTCCAAACGGTGACGGATATAATGATTTATGGAAAATTAAAAACCTTAATTTATTTCCAAATGCCATTGTGACTATTTTTGACCGTTATGGAAAATTATTAAAACAACTTTCTGCTACGAGTAATGGATGGAATGGAACTTTCAATGGTTTAACCTTACCATCTGATGATTATTGGTTTCAGTTAATCTTAGACGATAGAACTATAAAAGGTCACTTTTCGTTAAAGCGATAA
- a CDS encoding ABC transporter ATP-binding protein: METILTIQNLNKRYGRIQALKNVSFEIKKGHVYGILGPNGSGKSTTLGIVLNVVNKTSGNYNWFDGKIETHEALKKVGAIIERPNFYPYMTAEENLKLVCKIKNINYSKIQEKLELVGLNERKDSKFSTFSLGMKQRLAIASALLNDPEILILDEPTNGLDPQGIHQIRDIIKQIASQGTTILLASHLLDEVEKVCTHVLVLRKGEILYTGLVDGMSANEGFFELQADDIEHLIAVLKTHPAVENIKKEEEKVLVYLKEELEAKDLNRFLFEKNISVSHLVKRKNSLEEQFLELTENK, from the coding sequence TTGGAAACAATACTTACAATTCAGAACCTCAACAAAAGATATGGCCGCATACAAGCCTTAAAAAATGTTTCTTTCGAAATAAAAAAAGGACATGTTTATGGAATTTTAGGCCCAAACGGAAGCGGAAAATCAACGACTCTGGGCATCGTTTTGAATGTAGTCAATAAAACTTCTGGAAATTACAACTGGTTTGACGGAAAAATAGAAACTCATGAAGCCTTAAAAAAAGTAGGTGCTATCATTGAAAGACCCAATTTCTATCCGTACATGACGGCAGAGGAAAATCTGAAATTGGTTTGCAAAATAAAAAACATCAACTATTCTAAGATACAGGAAAAACTGGAACTCGTAGGTTTAAATGAACGTAAAGACAGTAAATTCAGTACTTTTTCTTTAGGAATGAAACAACGTTTAGCAATTGCTTCTGCCCTGTTAAACGATCCTGAAATCTTAATTCTTGATGAACCTACTAATGGTTTAGATCCTCAGGGAATTCATCAAATTAGAGATATTATTAAACAAATTGCTTCTCAAGGCACTACCATTTTACTCGCTTCTCATTTATTAGATGAAGTAGAAAAAGTATGTACCCATGTTTTGGTTTTGAGAAAAGGCGAAATTTTATATACCGGTTTAGTCGACGGAATGTCAGCTAACGAAGGATTTTTCGAATTGCAGGCCGATGATATTGAACATTTAATTGCTGTTCTAAAAACACATCCGGCAGTAGAAAACATTAAAAAAGAAGAGGAAAAAGTTTTAGTTTATTTAAAAGAAGAATTAGAAGCAAAAGATTTGAATCGGTTTCTTTTTGAGAAAAACATTAGTGTAAGCCATTTGGTTAAACGAAAAAACAGTCTTGAGGAACAGTTTCTGGAATTAACGGAAAATAAATAA
- a CDS encoding T9SS type B sorting domain-containing protein, with amino-acid sequence MKKTVLFLFLFLSIGCFAQFSKTHYIPPLSNSDSQEPQGQYMYISCPSLKAVNFKIIQIGSTTIKGTVSRDLPYVLNIGKGFNTQLLVNASDVSKIKKNKGYIIEAEDLVYVTVRLTSTPQNYQAGGLVSKGLAALGTQFRIGAFTNTSVESTTDNHYTFASILATENNTKIVFSDLKPGISILNNASAGNSPSDFILNTGESYVIAVQGPNNANRDGMIGALITSDKPVAVNCGSFAGTNGDLSNLDLGFDQIVSAERTGKEYIFIKGGGSDIIERPLIVANEDNTIVYLNGSSIPFTTLDSGEYLALDGSHFSNERNLYVQTSKNVFAYQSIGGTDSQANQNMHFVPPLSCETPKIINNIPFINKVGNTTDFVGTVCIVTEKNATLNFIINGTSHTLYTLPSSITFKGPLAVTGNSGYETYTFEGLSGNISVLSTNSVYLSYYGSSGASTYGGFYSGFIFKPQITFEKINITQSSCIPNTKLSVSEILGFDTYQWFFNKEAISNANSNSYYPTKPGYYYVSAAISTCGTTFISDEIPVSDCPSNMGNDVTIDNMDVDNDKDGITNCAESYGNLSINTSNFTAGSIQIGNYSNSFTGTVITAGTSPAVVNPFIGKSNGDFITEVPSGKGNSITYEMHFDQPLSIALEYVTTAAVGDLINSNADFIVKSPFNTTITVLNPNNQLLIDTNYDGIFESGITEYSSFEIRFRVNSTVPLAAGTGTFSFRSYLTNSLTFIQKNTSDIQANKATFALFATCVPLDSDGDGIANQLDLDSDNDGVPDTIEAQNPYKSKTNIDSDADGLDDIYEFGLTPIDSDNDGIANYLDLDSDNNGIYDLLESGSQAPDNNSNGIIDGTPISFGQNGLYNTLETTLNSGIINYTIEDTDGDTINNTIETDNDNDSCSDVIEAGFSDGNMDSFLGNTIAIVNTNGVITNAADGYTNPGSNYILSAPILITSQPENRIECEFQNTEFTIVTNPLDSYQWEVSDDGINWNTIIDNATYSGATTNTLIINKVKNTMNGFKYRVVLSKTGNSCGLFSEPADLTVYPVPIVSDVTIIQCDDDLDAMTAFNLTVKNDAISPNHTNETFTYYNSLAGAETKNSADLISNPLSFINQTPSAKTVWSRVENNNTNCFSVAQLNLKVEATNISASNFNRSFYVCDDFINATENDEDGISTFNFSSVTNEIQSLLPVSNAIYSIKYYRNQADALEETNAITNTSNYRNTGYPNTQQIWGRIDSELENSCFGIGPYITLNVEKLPNIDTNEDHIEDGLVCSNLPDFFVTLNAGITDGSSTSNYTYSWKKDGILITNANASILAVNNVGIYTVEVKTTSGCSRTRTINVTASDAAHIESVIVDDLTAVNTVTVNVTGQGDYEYSLNSPYGPFQNSNFFDDVSTGIHEIFINDKNQCGTTSKTIAVVGMPKYFTPNNDGYNDYWNMKGANTNLNKNAIIYIFDRFGKLLLQIDPSGRGWDGTLNGVLLPADDYWYTVKLEDGRETKGHFSLKR; translated from the coding sequence ATGAAAAAAACGGTACTCTTTTTATTTCTTTTTTTATCCATTGGTTGCTTCGCACAATTCAGCAAAACACATTACATACCACCTTTATCTAATTCTGACAGTCAGGAACCTCAGGGACAATATATGTATATTTCCTGTCCAAGTTTAAAAGCAGTAAATTTTAAAATAATTCAAATTGGAAGTACTACTATTAAAGGGACCGTTTCAAGAGACCTGCCCTATGTTTTGAATATTGGTAAAGGATTTAATACCCAACTATTAGTAAACGCATCGGATGTAAGTAAAATAAAAAAAAATAAAGGCTATATTATTGAAGCCGAAGATTTAGTTTATGTAACTGTTCGTCTTACTTCAACTCCTCAAAACTACCAAGCTGGCGGATTAGTTTCTAAAGGATTAGCAGCTTTAGGAACACAATTCAGAATTGGTGCTTTTACCAATACCAGCGTAGAAAGCACTACTGATAATCACTACACATTTGCTTCGATTTTGGCCACCGAAAACAACACTAAAATAGTATTCAGCGATTTGAAACCCGGTATCTCAATACTAAATAATGCTTCAGCAGGAAACAGTCCTTCAGACTTTATTTTAAATACTGGCGAAAGTTATGTTATTGCGGTTCAAGGCCCCAATAATGCCAATAGAGACGGTATGATTGGAGCATTAATTACTTCTGACAAACCCGTTGCGGTAAACTGCGGATCTTTTGCGGGAACCAATGGAGATTTAAGTAATTTAGATTTAGGTTTTGACCAAATTGTTTCTGCTGAAAGAACCGGAAAAGAATATATTTTTATCAAAGGTGGCGGATCAGATATTATTGAACGTCCATTGATTGTTGCCAATGAAGATAATACCATTGTTTATTTAAACGGCAGCAGCATTCCATTTACAACATTAGATTCCGGAGAATATCTTGCACTTGATGGGTCGCATTTTTCTAACGAAAGAAATCTTTATGTACAAACCTCAAAAAATGTATTTGCTTATCAAAGCATTGGAGGAACTGATTCGCAAGCCAATCAAAATATGCATTTTGTTCCGCCTTTGAGTTGTGAAACACCAAAAATCATCAATAATATTCCGTTTATAAATAAAGTGGGAAATACTACTGATTTTGTTGGCACTGTATGCATTGTTACTGAAAAAAATGCTACATTGAATTTTATAATAAACGGTACATCACATACCCTTTATACATTACCTTCGAGTATAACATTCAAAGGTCCATTGGCGGTAACTGGAAATAGCGGTTATGAAACGTATACTTTTGAAGGTTTATCAGGAAACATTTCAGTACTGTCCACAAATTCAGTTTACTTATCCTATTACGGTTCAAGTGGCGCATCAACTTATGGTGGTTTCTATTCTGGATTTATATTTAAACCTCAAATCACTTTTGAAAAAATTAATATAACACAATCCAGTTGTATTCCAAATACAAAACTTTCGGTTAGTGAAATTTTAGGATTTGATACTTATCAATGGTTTTTTAATAAAGAAGCTATTTCAAATGCAAATTCAAACAGTTATTATCCAACTAAACCAGGATATTACTATGTATCTGCGGCCATTTCTACATGTGGCACAACGTTTATTTCAGATGAAATTCCGGTAAGTGACTGTCCTTCAAACATGGGAAATGATGTAACAATCGACAATATGGATGTTGATAATGATAAAGATGGAATTACTAATTGTGCAGAATCCTATGGAAATTTAAGCATCAACACTTCCAATTTTACTGCAGGTTCAATACAAATAGGGAATTATTCGAACTCATTTACAGGAACTGTCATAACTGCGGGAACTTCTCCGGCAGTTGTAAATCCATTTATCGGAAAAAGTAATGGTGATTTTATTACTGAAGTTCCATCGGGAAAAGGAAATTCGATAACATATGAAATGCATTTTGATCAACCTTTGTCAATAGCTTTAGAATATGTTACAACTGCAGCTGTAGGTGATTTAATTAATTCTAATGCTGATTTCATTGTAAAATCGCCATTCAACACCACGATTACCGTCCTGAATCCAAATAATCAATTATTAATTGACACCAACTATGATGGAATTTTTGAAAGTGGAATTACCGAATATTCGTCTTTTGAAATTCGTTTCAGAGTAAACAGTACAGTTCCTTTGGCTGCTGGAACAGGAACGTTCAGCTTTCGGTCTTACTTAACGAATTCCCTTACTTTCATCCAAAAAAACACATCCGATATTCAAGCAAACAAGGCTACTTTTGCTCTTTTTGCCACTTGCGTTCCTCTTGATTCTGATGGAGACGGAATAGCTAATCAGCTGGATTTAGACAGTGATAATGACGGTGTACCTGATACCATTGAAGCTCAAAATCCATATAAATCCAAAACAAATATAGATTCTGATGCCGATGGTTTAGACGATATTTATGAATTTGGATTAACTCCGATAGACAGTGATAATGATGGCATAGCTAATTATTTAGATTTGGACAGCGACAATAACGGAATTTATGATTTATTAGAATCAGGAAGCCAAGCGCCTGATAATAATTCGAATGGGATTATTGATGGAACGCCAATCAGCTTTGGACAAAATGGACTTTATAACACCTTAGAAACTACACTCAATTCAGGAATAATCAATTACACAATTGAAGATACGGATGGGGATACCATCAATAATACTATAGAGACAGACAATGATAATGACTCGTGTTCAGATGTAATCGAAGCTGGATTTTCTGACGGAAACATGGATTCTTTTTTAGGAAATACTATCGCAATAGTAAACACAAATGGTGTAATTACCAATGCTGCTGATGGTTATACAAATCCAGGCAGTAATTATATTCTTTCGGCACCTATTTTGATTACTTCGCAACCCGAAAATCGAATAGAATGTGAGTTCCAAAATACAGAATTTACGATTGTAACAAATCCTCTGGATTCTTATCAATGGGAAGTTTCTGATGATGGAATCAATTGGAATACAATTATTGACAATGCCACTTATTCTGGAGCAACAACTAATACATTGATAATAAACAAGGTCAAAAACACAATGAATGGCTTTAAATACCGGGTAGTTTTAAGTAAAACTGGTAATTCTTGCGGTTTATTTTCGGAACCTGCTGATTTGACTGTTTACCCTGTACCGATAGTTTCTGATGTAACCATTATTCAATGTGATGATGATTTAGATGCTATGACTGCTTTTAATTTAACGGTTAAAAATGATGCTATTTCGCCTAATCACACAAATGAAACCTTTACCTATTATAATTCTTTAGCAGGAGCCGAAACGAAGAATTCTGCTGATTTGATTTCGAATCCATTATCTTTCATAAACCAAACACCTAGTGCTAAGACTGTCTGGTCGAGAGTTGAAAACAATAACACTAATTGTTTTTCTGTTGCCCAATTAAATTTAAAAGTTGAAGCCACTAACATTTCTGCTTCTAATTTTAACCGTTCATTTTATGTTTGTGATGACTTTATAAATGCAACTGAAAATGATGAAGATGGAATTTCGACTTTCAACTTTAGCAGCGTAACAAACGAAATTCAAAGTTTGCTTCCTGTTTCAAATGCAATTTACTCCATAAAATACTATCGAAATCAAGCTGATGCTCTTGAAGAAACTAATGCTATCACGAATACATCAAATTACAGAAATACTGGATATCCTAATACACAACAAATTTGGGGTCGCATAGACAGCGAATTAGAAAACAGTTGTTTTGGAATTGGTCCTTATATCACTTTAAACGTTGAAAAACTGCCAAACATTGATACTAATGAAGATCACATTGAAGATGGACTAGTCTGCTCTAACCTTCCTGATTTTTTTGTAACACTTAATGCCGGAATCACAGATGGTTCCTCAACAAGTAATTACACCTACAGCTGGAAAAAAGACGGAATACTTATAACTAATGCAAACGCATCAATTTTAGCAGTAAACAATGTGGGAATTTATACAGTAGAAGTAAAAACAACCAGTGGATGCAGCAGAACAAGAACCATTAATGTAACTGCTTCCGATGCTGCCCATATTGAATCTGTCATTGTTGATGATTTGACAGCTGTTAACACCGTAACCGTTAATGTAACTGGACAAGGAGATTACGAATACAGTTTAAATTCTCCTTATGGACCATTCCAAAATTCAAATTTCTTTGATGATGTATCAACAGGAATTCATGAAATATTTATCAATGATAAAAATCAATGTGGTACCACAAGCAAAACTATCGCAGTTGTTGGAATGCCTAAATACTTTACTCCAAATAATGACGGCTATAATGATTATTGGAATATGAAAGGAGCTAATACCAATCTAAATAAAAATGCCATTATCTACATATTTGACCGATTCGGAAAATTACTATTACAAATTGATCCTTCAGGTAGAGGATGGGACGGAACGCTAAACGGAGTACTCCTTCCTGCAGATGATTATTGGTATACTGTGAAATTAGAAGATGGAAGAGAAACGAAAGGTCATTTTAGTCTGAAACGCTAA